One part of the Sus scrofa isolate TJ Tabasco breed Duroc chromosome 8, Sscrofa11.1, whole genome shotgun sequence genome encodes these proteins:
- the METTL14 gene encoding N6-adenosine-methyltransferase subunit METTL14 — protein MDSRLQEIRERQKLRRQLLAQQLGAESADSIGAVLNSKDEQREIAETRETCRASYDTSTPNAKRKYQDEGETDEDKIEEYKDELEMQQEEENLPYEEEIYKDSSTFLKGTQSLNPHNDYCQHFVDTGHRPQNFIRDVGLADRFEEYPKLRELIRLKDELIAKSNTPPMYLQADIEAFDIRELTPKFDVILLEPPLEEYYRETGITANEKCWTWDDIMKLEIDEIAAPRSFIFLWCGSGEGLDLGRVCLRKWGYRRCEDICWIKTNKNNPGKTKTLDPKAVFQRTKEHCLMGIKGTVKRSTDGDFIHANVDIDLIITEEPEIGNIEKPVEIFHIIEHFCLGRRRLHLFGRDSTIRPGWLTVGPTLTNSNYNAETYASYFSAPNSYLTGCTEEIERLRPKSPPPKSKSDRGGGAPRGGGRGGTSAGRGRERNRSNFRGERGGFRGGRGGAHRGGFPPR, from the exons ATGGACAGCCGCTTGCAGGAGATCCGGGAACGGCAGAAGTTACGGCGACAGCTTCTCGCGCAGCAG TTGGGAGCCGAAAGTGCTGACAGCATTGGTGCTGTGTTAAATAGCAAAGATGAGCAGAGAGAAATTGCTGAAACAAGAGAAACTTGCAG GGCTTCTTATGATACctctactccaaatgcaaaacGTAAGTATCAAGATGAAGGAGAGACAGATGAAGACAAAATAGAAGAATACAAG GATGAATTAGAAATGCAACAAGAGGAAGAGAATTTGCCATATGAAGAAGAAATTTACAAAGATTCTAGTACTTTTCTTAAG gGAACACAGAGTTTAAATCCCCATAATGATTACTGCCAACATTTTGTAGACACTGGACATAGACCTCAGAATTTCATCAGGGATGTAG GTTTGGCCGACAGATTTGAAGAATACCCTAAACTGAGGGAGCTCATCAGGCTGAAGGATGAGTTAATAGCTAAGTCTAACACTCCTCCTAT GTACTTACAAGCAGATATAGAAGCCTTTGACATCAGAGAACTAACACCCAAATTTGATGTGATTCTTCTGGAACCCCCTTTAGAAGAATATTACAGAGAGACTGGCATCACTGCTAATGAAAAATGCTGGACTTGGGATGAC ATCATGAAGTTAGAGATTGATGAGATTGCAGCTCCTcgatcatttatttttctctggtgTGGTTCTGGGGAGGGATTGGACCTTGGGAGAGTG tgtttACGCAAGTGGGGTTACAGAAGATGTGAAGATATTTGTTGGATTAAAACCAATAAAAACAATCCTGGGAAGACTAAGACTTTAGATCCAAAGGCTGTCTTTCAGAGAACAAAG GAACACTGCCTTATGGGAATCAAAGGAACTGTTAAGCGTAGCACAGACGGGGACTTCATTCATGCTAATGTTGACATTGACTTGATTATCACAGAAGAACCTGAAATTGGCAATATAGAAAAGCCTGTAGAAATTTTTCATATAATTGAACATTTTTGTCTTGGTAGAAGACGCCTTCATCTATTTGGACGAGATAGTACAATTCGACCAG GCTGGCTGACAGTTGGACCAACTCTTACAAATAGCAACTATAATGCAGAAACATATGCATCCTACTTCAGTGCCCCAAATTCCTACTTAACTggatgtacagaagaaattgagagACTACGACCAAAATCACCTCCTCCCAAATCTAAATCTGATCGGGGAGGTGGAGctcccagaggaggaggaagaggtggaaCTTCTGCTGGCCGTGGGCGGGAAAGAAATCGATCTAACTTCAGAGGAGAAAGAGGTGGTTTCAGAGGAGGCCGTGGAGGAGCACACAGAGGTGGCTTTCCACCTCGATAG